The Miscanthus floridulus cultivar M001 chromosome 7, ASM1932011v1, whole genome shotgun sequence genome includes a region encoding these proteins:
- the LOC136467473 gene encoding probable methyltransferase PMT15, which yields MGVRSAATKLHVPPSAARGGRPTFLPLVAVILLCSASYLIGVWQHGGFASSPSESPAVSIATSVACTTNTAAATPKRRTRYAQSRSGSPPLDFSARHAAAAGTASSSSAAPRTRRYPACAAKYSEYTPCEDVARSLRFPRDRLVYRERHCPASERERLRCLVPAPAGYRAPFPWPASRDVAWFANVPHKELTVEKAVQNWIRVDGDKLRFPGGGTMFPNGADAYIDDIGKLIPLHDGSIRTALDTGCGVASWGAYLLSRDILAMSFAPRDSHEAQVQFALERGVPAMIGVLASNRLTYPARAFDMAHCSRCLIPWQLYDGLYLIEVDRVLRPGGYWILSGPPINWKTYWKGWERTKEDLNAEQQAIEAVARRLCWTKVKEAGDIAVWQKPYNHADCKASRKASKSPPFCSRMDPDAAWYDKMEACITPLPEVSSARDVAGGAVKKWPQRLTAVPPRVSRGTIKGVTAKSFAQDTELWRKRVRHYKSVISQLEQKGRYRNVLDMNARLGGFAAALAMAGDPLWVMNMVPTVGNTTTLGAIYERGLIGSYQDWCEGVSTYPRTYDLIHADSVFTLYKNRCETDRILLEMDRILRPRGTVIIREDVDMLVKVKSVADGMRWESQIVDNEDGPLVREKILLVVKTYWTAQDQDQ from the exons ATGGGGGTCCGCTCGGCGGCCACGAAGCTGCACGTCCCGCCCTCCGCCGCCCGCGGCGGCCGCCCCACGTTCCTGCCGCTCGTGgccgtcatcctcctctgctCCGCCTCCTACCTCATCGGCGTCTGGCAGCACGGCGGCTTCGCCTCCTCCCCATCCGAGTCCCCCGCCGTCTCCATCGCCACCTCCGTCGCCTGCACCAccaacaccgccgccgccaccccgaaGAGGAGAACCCGGTACGCCCAGTCCCGCTCGGGCTCCCCGCCCCTCGACTTCTCCGCGCGCCACGCCGCGGCCGCCggcaccgcctcctcctcctcggcagcGCCGCGGACGCGGAGGTACCCGGCGTGCGCGGCCAAGTACTCCGAGTACACGCCGTGCGAGGACGTGGCGCGGTCGCTTCGGTTCCCGCGGGACCGCCTGGTGTACCGGGAGCGGCACTGTCCGGCGTCGGAGCGGGAGCGGCTGCGGTGCCTGGTGCCCGCGCCGGCCGGGTACCGGGCCCCGTTCCCGTGGCCCGCCAGCCGCGACGTCGCCTGGTTCGCCAACGTGCCGCACAAGGAGCTCACCGTCGAGAAGGCGGTGCAGAACTGGATCCGCGTCGACGGGGACAAGCTGAGGTTCCCCGGCGGCGGGACCATGTTCCCTAACGGTGCCGACGCCTACATCGACGATATTGGGAAGCTCATCCCACTCCACGACGGCTCCATCCGCACCGCGCTCGACACCGGATGCGGG GTGGCGAGCTGGGGCGCGTACCTGCTGTCGCGGGACATCCTGGCCATGTCGTTCGCGCCGCGGGACTCCCACGAGGCGCAGGTGCAGTTCGCGCTGGAGCGCGGCGTGCCGGCCATGATCGGCGTGCTCGCGTCCAACCGCCTCACCTACCCGGCCCGCGCCTTCGACATGGCGCACTGCTCCCGCTGCCTCATCCCCTGGCAGCTCTACG ATGGGCTGTACCTGATCGAGGTTGACCGCGTGCTGCGTCCCGGAGGGTACTGGATCCTGTCCGGGCCGCCAATCAACTGGAAGACGTACTGGAAGGGGTGGGAGCGGACCAAGGAGGACCTCAACGCCGAGCAGCAGGCCATCGAGGCCGTCGCCAGGCGCCTCTGCTGGACCAAGGTCAAGGAGGCCGGCGACATCGCCGTCTGGCAGAAGCCCTACAACCACGCCGACTGCAAGGCCTCCCGCAAGGCCTCCAAGTCCCCGCCCTTCTGCTCGCGCATGGACCCCGACGCGGCATG GTACGACAAGATGGAGGCCTGCATAACGCCGCTACCGGAGGTCTCTAGCGCCAGGGACGTCGCCGGCGGCGCGGTGAAGAAATGGCCGCAGCGGCTCACGGCGGTGCCGCCCAGGGTCTCCCGTGGCACCATCAAGGGCGTCACGGCCAAGTCGTTCGCGCAGGACACGGAGCTGTGGCGGAAGAGGGTCCGGCACTACAAGTCGGTGATCAGCCAGTTGGAGCAGAAGGGGCGGTACCGCAACGTGCTGGACATGAACGCGCGCCTGGGCGGGTTCGCCGCGGCGCTGGCGATGGCCGGTGACCCCCTGTGGGTCATGAACATGGTCCCGACCGTGGGGAACACCACCACGCTCGGCGCCATCTACGAGCGCGGGCTCATCGGAAGCTACCAGGACTG GTGCGAGGGCGTGTCTACCTACCCGAGGACCTACGATCTCATCCATGCGGATTCGGTGTTCACCCTGTACAAGAACAG GTGTGAGACGGACCGCATCCTTCTGGAGATGGACAGGATCCTGAGGCCCAGGGGCACGGTGATCATCAGGGAAGACGTGGACATGCTGGTGAAGGTCAAGAGCGTAGCGGACGGGATGAGGTGGGAGAGCCAGATCGTCGACAATGAAGACGGCCCGCTCGTCAGGGAGAAGATCCTCCTGGTTGTGAAGACGTATTGGACTGCCCAGGACCAAGACCAGTAG